The Belonocnema kinseyi isolate 2016_QV_RU_SX_M_011 chromosome 2, B_treatae_v1, whole genome shotgun sequence nucleotide sequence TTtcctttattattaattttaaagtttaagatttttactttttttgaaaacttggatTCCGTAATTATAATTATCGTATCTTATGCAATACCCAAAATCATTTCTCAGGATATCAtatgaatctaaaaatttttttactacataAAAAATGTGTGGTTGCTTCAACTCACCAagtagcaatttttaaattaaattcttgaagaaCCAATCAGAATGGAGTGTTGGATAttcccttactatttttttttattaacgttAACCGACATTCTCGAACCAGTCGCGTCTAGtatcttccaaaaaaataataaaatattttcttcatttgaaaaatggTTATATTCATACCAAAGGAAAATCTTTTATACCTCATTGTTTTATGTTTAattgaaagaacattttttacttacaaatGATAATGTATACTACATTTTTTATGGTATGATAGCATCAAAtagagaattaaaattattacttgatgtgtgttaatggtacaaataattatttctaattaattaattaaaataattaaatagagattaaattagaaaatgatAATTCCTTATATGTATGACATAGTATAGCAAGATAGTTCTACTTACACCGTTACTGTTTTGAATAAAGAATATGACCGTCAAGAAAAATGTTGAGAGTTGAAAAGTTTCTTTGGCTTCTTGCACAAGCAAGACAAGACAATTTTTTAGATTCgccaatttttctttatttttattatttttattacccaaactagtatttttttcaaaaatcaacgtttttttctcacttttttcatatcatgcgttgcttggcttaaaatgttatttttagtttttttttttgatgtaGAAAATGCGCTGATAATttccttttatagaaaaaaagtcataaggataaattgtttaagtttctgagtactttgaataaccgtagatagaattttgaaattttaaaaaatgtggttttaaaaattttgaaaatgggctaactttttaaatttgaatccaaAATGTCTAGTTTACGAACTTATTCTTCCTTTTTAGGCCTTAGAAAATGGTGCTAAAGCACAATTCTATCTgatctatttttcgaaaaatatcgtgcctacagaatacagactacagacagacggacagacaggcaaAAACCTTcgtgaaaatagttttttctgactcagtgagTCTCAAAAcctggagatttgatgaaaaccgacaaagtgaaattttaaataaaacaaataccttctcattaggatgagaattaaaaaactacTTCTCTctgaaatcttcttttttataattattttttaagaacgcatatttttttccaaattatatacAATGCCATCTTCTTTGTaacaatttccaaatttattatttatcttgcaaattttatttcttgaaataatacgCAGTTTAAAGTTTGTGTCCGCACACGAAAAGAAAATTAGTTattgaatgaagaaaatattcttacaTATATATTCTTAATAGaatactaatatttaaaaaaaaatgaacgaatacatcttaatatattttaaaatcgtttagaatatcatgaaaaatcatgaataccggaataaaaatgtttcaacttaagttcgacttgaattgcccccaatcaagatatGCTGAAATCAAAaggttcgacttgagcatgtcttaaTTTTGAGACTGAGCcaaacttcaatttatgtcttggcgacaagtttttatgccttgaagacataaatttatctctcgagtcgaatttttatgactccaagacccaccgattttgaatttttaaatgaaaaataactaattcaataattacaaatttttcattcgtcaattttaatctcatttatgagccaaaaaaggttcgatgaTCTCAGCCAAGACCATACAAGTAAtacgaaggcctatgtcttgaCTTacttttgagacgcagccagacatcgatgtcttggagacaaacccaagacataaccaagtcgaactcaagtcgacgtatttttactcgggtataattttaaaataaatgtacataTCTCTGCAAAAAGGAATATAGTAGGTGAACGTAGATAATATATAACACATTCTAAATAAGTtagtttaaccaattttattcttttggtttgaaaagtttttcagaaattattgcaAAAGCTGCCATTTCAGTGTTATGATCTCAAAGTATCTGTTAAATAGTACCATTGCACAGTGAATAAAATATAAGCTTTCTATTTATAGTTATTTTGAACTAGTGACATtgactatattattatttatcgcacctttaaaatttctttattttttaaaaatcttacatttcgttaatagaaataatatttctatattcataattctgaaaaaaattgaaaattgttttatttagcaACCTGTTAAGTCCCTTTTAAAATTCCAGTAATGAGCGGTTGTGAATAATTTGAGTCCTCTTGCTTACATATCTTAAACTCATTCTGAATAATTCCGCAAATTGGATGATCAGTAGAATacagcaaaaaaaaacgatttgagTTACAGAACTgtatttcattgttaaaaatcagGTAAACTTACCTTTTGAATTGGacactttttaatatttgcaagCGCTTGCAGTATAAGTTTCTGAGCATTTTCCTCAAAGCTTGCCACTATTATAAACTTTACACGCGTTTTCTAATTGCGTGGAATAAGTTTCCTCAGATTTGCGGAAATGAATAGACAGGGTGGCCAAACAAATTTCTCgctgttataaaaattaaaatttgtataaatatatatttgaaaaaaatacctttAAGGGTGATGAGGTCTGACCCACTTCAGTATTCCAAATTATGTCagtttttcctttattttcttgTACTTTTACATACGGACTTGTACGTCACTAGAAACTTTAATCACATAGAATGTCGAGTTACGCTGACCTGCCTAAAATATAAAACCAACAAGTGAgtgtatgaaaaattgaaaactccaGATTTCTTAATTGCCTAGGACAAACAATATTCCTAAATAGAAATTACATATGAAATAACagcgaaaaaaaaacacaaaaatcttAGCATTGCCGAATGATGCGGCTATGCTGCATAAAAAGCTCACATAAAATGCTTGAGTAGATAAAGCAAACATTTTATACTCGCTTCAAAAAATAACGGGAAAtctttatcagaaaattatttattattgaattattcttCGACTATCAAGCTCctcgtatttcaaaaaaattaaaattttattttctaagaatCAAGAAgacttgaaatttgtttttaacaggaTTCTTGAAACTGTTCTtaagtattattaaaatattcaattcactcaatctttttggtatttttcacaaaaagtgacatattaattcagaaaaatgtgacacatataacataaatatatattttttaaagtgagaTTAAAATTTGCCTCAAACTATGCACTATCAAtgcaatacaaataaattaaataaacaatagttgaataaattattttagtaaaatggGATATAATGAGGTATGTAAAAAAACTAAATAGATGCAGGCACTTTGAAGGAAAgtaagaaaataaacaattttaatattcaatcaagaatGCGAAACTTCAATATGGAAATCATAGAAAGAATACCTCAAGGAAACACTATGATTTAGAAATTTCTGGAGAAAAGATTATGAGTTCAATTTTgattgctttaaaataaaaacttgtttcaTGAAATAAAAGGAACATTAATTAACGGAAAAAACACAAGAATTcttcctaaataaaaattatatttaaatatccttatgaactttcaaccatatcggattttgatttaatttgtaattatattgTTTGTATGTAGGGTGGtcgtaatttttagattttaattttttgtgcttaagcccttctattttgttaaaataaacaaaaaaaaaagatctccactaaatttgagcgaaatcggttaatattgaAATGTGACcacaaaaatcacaaatttttttctctcgaaatttaCAAAACGGTGGATCCTTGTATTTAAACAGAAATTACAACATCAATAATTAatatcaaaatgttttcaaattcttaCCAGgaggcagatttatttattataaagcacacgatgaaaattaaaatttaaaattaaaaaaaaaattaaagatgtctTCCTAAATTATATACAATACATATTTCATGATGCATAAAAGtcaaaatttagataattcaaaatagcgccttatgaaatattcaaaaactcgtattttctgtgcttttcgtcaaaatattttcaaatttggaagaaaaattaattgtagtGTTACAAAATGTATGGTTGCAAGTAGATCTCTAAATTTACATTAACGTGAAAATCGcaacttattaatatttttaataagctaaatatttcttacaaatttaaacaaaatatgtaatacattttctgaaaagttttcgTGATTCTcgaaactgcaaaaaaaattaagtttgcaaGGTTGGCTAATAAAATAACAGAAATATCaacatttatgaaaattggttgaaaagttttcgtatttaagcaagaaaaaaaatcacaGTATACTGAAGCTTTAGGGACTTTGTCAGAAAGTTGCTTTGAAAATCACTGAATCCTTcctgaaaatgtatttcatattttaacttttgaaactAGCAATAAGGCATTATTTTTACTTCAGTGAAAATTTCCATATCTACTTCCAACTATACACTTTGTAACAATAgaattgatatttcttgaaagttTGAAGATCTTTGGATGACAAGtatagaaaataagattttttgagTATTTAATAAGACAccattaagaattttaaaaaatggtgaatttcatAGAtgatgaaatatgttttttttttacaataatatagcATTTTCATTGACACCTGACAAGTTGtcgatgaaaaacaaaaaagtaatcattttgaaacaaaaatttggacGGCCaacttaaatgttttcaaattttgaatttttattctcatcatttactttctaataaataaatctgcctcTTTTAAGAATTCGACGAGATTTTGTTATTGATTgcagaaattgtaatttttgcttaaatttaggGAACCACCAGTCTAAAGATCATAATTGTACGGGGCCAAAGGTTTcagattaaatataaaaaattacccgCATTAGAAAATATACGAGATTTTTCTTTCaaactgtattatttttttgtatcccTTTTCAAATTGGATCACTTCATggtaataatttcattattaaacaatGATAACTCGCTGTTAAGTCTGCctcttacatttttagaaaaaactgatttGTTTGCTCACACTTTCCATCATactttaatgaaaacaaaaaatcataatttattgtattttgaaaaaaataaaatatttttaacttttgaatttagaagaaattttcttacaagtttatATGCtagcataaaaaattaatctttttatcgtTTCCAATAACTGATAAACACAGATTTCATTCTATTTTGATATTAAGGTACAAATctcattaagatttaaaaattgaatattccttACCGCAGCTAAAACCTTGCCGTTTTCTGCTTtatgaattgaataaaataacaatatcCGTAACTTTGGCAAAACGAAGTAATATCTAAGTCTGTATTCAATATTTTCAGTACATAAATCCTATTATATTATCGCAGAGTTTAAAAAATCCACAACTTTTCGACAAGTCCTTTCACATAATCAGACGTTTTCTTTCTTAATTGCTACTTTTATTTGAATTCCCGGAAAAAAATCTCACTATTATTGAGCTTAGTCAGTTAGTATTAACTGCTAatgttaattaaatatataatatatcatTCTGCTCAGAAGACttcaggaaataataaaaattagccCTACATTTGATATAATGCATAATCGAATTAAACAAATctgtttttcacaaaaacaattctaaatttataataagcaaaaaatatttatttttcaaatacatttctaGGCAAATAAAATCACATGTAGCTCTGCCAATTTCACAGAGAAGCCTTATTTCGAGGGGATACCTAGGTTGTCAGGATAGGAAGCaatcttattgttttaaaaaaaactgttctcAATTGAATATGTGGCAGTGAAGAGGATCCTTATCCTTGGCCAAAGCTTTCGCcaatttatctttgaaaaatgcacgttttgtaattaaatatattcaTAGGACACAAACgccaagttgaaaattcttcataagaaaaaataatattgttgaacGCCTTTTGGTTCTTTGCAgatattttatttagttgaaaaaatgagattaacaaaaatataattttagattcaagaatttatattttcagaaaataaaaatgtatttgggGAGCGTACATAATGTTCAGTGAAATTAAAATTACTCTTAAATATAGTGCCATTgcttaataaataaaatgcaacCCTTTTTCTCTTTATAACTATTGGTGTATGACATTAGCTATCTTCGTAttcattgaaacattaaaattaattcctttcggcttttttaaataattctaaaaatatagcTGTATGATCAAATATAAACGTTAATCATTTTGCAACCTGTAACAGCCGCTGTAAACTGTCCATAAATAATCCGATTTTCTCTGTCGTTTTGAGCATATATGTAGAACTCAACCCAGTAATTTCCACAAGGTTGATTATCATTAGATTGGGAAATCGTAATTGAGTCACCGATATAGGCTTTTGtgttctgaaaattaaatatattaaataaggcatataaaaagtggaattttttttaaatatcgcgcGATAATTTTTTCTGAGTCTTCTATTTGTATattcaaaataactgatttttcagCTCACTCCAACtatcatataatattaaaaaaaaaaagagtaaacgtTTTATTTACtccattaacaaaattatttatatttaccttTTTAATTGGACAATTATCACGATTTGCAATAGCTTTCAGTATAAATCTCTGAGCGTTTCTCTCAAAAGTACCCTCTTTATATTCTTGACACAAGTTTCCTAATGTGAAAACGTTAAATTCCTCCGTTCCAATATTATGGAGATACATTGTGGCCTGAAGAATGAGTTTCtgttatgaaaaattaactttttcatatttatatatcAGGAAAATAAATACCTTTAGAGGCGATGATGTCTCAGTGACATCAGTTTTCCACT carries:
- the LOC117168251 gene encoding uncharacterized protein LOC117168251 — its product is MLKFLCLLFLIADIANAEDRTVVFKKVDAFGGRRNKYVYVKQAKGKTEIKWKTDVTETSSPLKATMYLHNIGTEEFNVFTLGNLCQEYKEGTFERNAQRFILKAIANRDNCPIKKNTKAYIGDSITISQSNDNQPCGNYWVEFYIYAQNDRENRIIYGQFTAAVTGCKMINVYI